In Methanobacterium aggregans, the genomic stretch TATCAGGGACGAATATGAAATTAGAGGCCGATTAATCGTTGCCCAGGACATGAGGCAAACAGAGAAACTTGAGAATGAAATAAAAGCCAAGGAAAAAGCCCTTGATGAAAAAGAAATGCTCATGAAGGAGATACATCACAGGGTTAAAAACAATTTAACTGTTATATCAAGCCTTCTCAGCCTGCAGTCACGTTACATACAAGATGATGAAACAAAAAGCATGTTCAAGGAAAGTCAGAACAGAGCAAGATCCATGGCCCTCATACATGAAAGACTTTACAAATCAGATAACCTTAAAAGCATTGATTTTGGTAATTATATAGGTGATCTTGCATCTGAACTGTTTAGAACCTACTCATTGAACAATGGAAATGTGAAATTAAATGTAGATGTGGACAATGAATTCCTGGACGTGGACGTGGCAGTTCCTTTGGGGATCATAGTCAACGAAATAATATCAAATTCCCTTAAGTATGCTTTTATAGGGAATAAAAAGGGATACATAAGCATTCACTTCCATAGGGAAGAGGATAAATTTGTTCTCAATGTTGAAGACAATGGTAATGGAATACCTGAGAATTTCAACTATAAAAATTCAGATAGTCTCGGAATAAAGCTTATAAACAGTCTTGTGGAACAGATAGAAGGAAAAATGGAAGTCAAAAATGATAATGGAACTTGCTTCAAAATCATCTTCAAGGAGACTGTTTATTGAATAAAAAAATTTTAAGACATTTAAAAGTATGAATTTTTGAAATAATTAATTTGAATTTAATTAACAAATAATTTAAGTATTAAAAAGAATAATTGGAGTTTTAAATTCTGTTTTCTGGGAACAGTTTATATTTAATAATTTTAATATACATTTAAGTATTACTTTTAACGTGTTTCTTAATTATAAAAACTTTTATAACACCAACAACAGAAATTTAATGTTAACTTCATTTTCTCATTTTTTTGGAGGACAGCAGATGAACTTTGATTTGGAAACTAATGAAAAAGGAAATTTAAGCATAGGCAAGGAGGATGCATTGGAACTTGCCCAGAGGTATAAAACCCCGCTTTACGTTATAGACGAGAATAAAATACGTGAAAACTACAGAAGGCTTTACGGAGCTTTTTCACAATACTATGAAGATTTTAAGATGTACTACGCCTGCAAGGCAAACACGAACCTTGCAGTCATGAAGATCCTTGAGGAAGAAGGAAGCGGAATAGATGCAGTGTCTCCTGGAGAGATCTACACTTCACTTCTTGCAGGATTTGACCCTTCAAGAATTCTTTACACTGGAAACAACGTTACAGATGAAGAACTTGAATTTGCACTATCCTCTGGAGTCAGGTTAAATGTTGACTCCATTTCACAGCTGAAACGACTTTCAAAGCTTCCAGGTTCTGAGGGACTTGAAATATCCTTCAGGGTGAATCCAATGGTGGGTGCTGGACACCACGACCACTGTATAACTGGAGGACCCCTGAGTAAATTTGGAATCATGGAAGAAGAAGCTGTAGATGTCTACAAAATGGCTCAGGATATGGGTTTCAAACCTGTTGGTATACACAGCCACATAGGCTCAGGAATACTCGACCCTGAACCATTCATGCTGGCTGTCAGAACTCTCATGGATGTTGCTGGAAGGGTTCATGAAGGTGCAGGTGTTGAATTTGATTTCATAGACTTTGGAGGAGGTATAGGAATACCATACACTCCAGAGGAGAGTAAACTCAATATAAACGTCTTCGCAGAGAAGATAACAGACCTCTTCAAGGACAAATTAAAGGAGTACGGCCTTGGAAAACCAACCATGTGCATAGAACCTGGCCGTTACATAGTTGGAGATTCTTCAATACTTCTAACCAGAGTAAACAGTATAAAACAGAGTTACAGGAAATTTGCAGGTGTTGATGCTGGTTTTAACACACTTCTCAGACCCACAATGTATGATTCTTATCACCACATCGTTG encodes the following:
- the lysA gene encoding diaminopimelate decarboxylase, which codes for MNFDLETNEKGNLSIGKEDALELAQRYKTPLYVIDENKIRENYRRLYGAFSQYYEDFKMYYACKANTNLAVMKILEEEGSGIDAVSPGEIYTSLLAGFDPSRILYTGNNVTDEELEFALSSGVRLNVDSISQLKRLSKLPGSEGLEISFRVNPMVGAGHHDHCITGGPLSKFGIMEEEAVDVYKMAQDMGFKPVGIHSHIGSGILDPEPFMLAVRTLMDVAGRVHEGAGVEFDFIDFGGGIGIPYTPEESKLNINVFAEKITDLFKDKLKEYGLGKPTMCIEPGRYIVGDSSILLTRVNSIKQSYRKFAGVDAGFNTLLRPTMYDSYHHIVVADKPYAEATQKIDIAGDVCESGDLFARDRPMPEIEEGDVLAILNAGAYAFSMSSQYNSRPRPAEVLVNDGESEVIRERETFADLFTKQNVPVRLLK